A single window of Lytechinus variegatus isolate NC3 chromosome 8, Lvar_3.0, whole genome shotgun sequence DNA harbors:
- the LOC121419762 gene encoding uncharacterized protein LOC121419762, translating to MTAFNAMGEKPKPSSLESADLCEPFSEPLNTVEDFKVLEGILNDAEFKSRMITFLSLIGGSKLSQTGRRVMQKLRTNHLWSKFNILGRKGKRSLKATKFFPVIVRACMKNHEGTTEPEVEEVIGDYLKRTPFLPGGNKHKKVPTVPVLDVSNDDIDANDDVEDMKY from the exons ATGACGGCATTTAATGCTATGGGGGAGAAGCCCAAACCTTCCTCCTTGGAGTCTGCCGATTTGTGTGAGCCTTTTAGTGAGCCGTTGAATACTGTCGAAGACTTCAAGGTGCTAGAAGGGATACTAAATGATGCTGAATTTAAGAGTCGTATG ATAACTTTCTTGAGTCTGATTGGCGGCAGTAAACTATCACAGACTGGGAGAAGGGTCATGCAAAAGCTGAGGACCAATCATCTTTGGTCGAAGTTCAACATCCtgggaaggaaaggaaagaggTCCCTCAAGGCAACCAAGTTTTTCCCTGTCATCGTCA GAGCCTGCATGAAAAACCATGAGGGAACCACTGAACCTGAGGTGGAGGAAGTGATCGGTGACTATTTGAAGCGTACCCCATTTCTTCCCGGTGGGAATAAGCACAAG AAAGTTCCAACTGTCCCTGTTCTAGATGTCAGCAATGATGACATTGACGCCAACGATGATGTTGAGGATATGAAGTATTAA